Below is a window of Lacrimispora xylanolytica DNA.
TCGCCGGGCTCTCTCCTACGGCTCTTAAGTTCAGGCCTTTTCTCGTTTTATTTAAGAAAAGTGCAAGTGCGATTGCAAGTGCAACGCCAAGATACGTAAGAAAACCATAAGAAAACAGAGCCTGTCCCAAGACGCCAAGCTTAGAAAGTCCTGGAATGGGAGTCTTAAATGCCTGTCCGGTCACTGCAACAGAGATCTGTCCAACACCGCCTGCAAGCTTTGAAAGAGAGCCGCCGAAAAAGTTGCCAAATCCCACACCAAAGGTAGTCAGTGCAAGTCCGGTTACGTTTTGATTTGCCTTTAAGGTTATGGTCAGTATGCTGTAAATCAGTCCGCCAAATGCAGCACACAAAAAGGCACATAAAAAGGAAATCAGCACGCCAACCAGTCCATTGGGAGCCGCTGTAGAATTTTCATATAAAAAGGCGCCGATCAGTCCTGCAATGCCTCCCATATACATCATGCCCGGAATCCCCAGATTTAAGTTACCTGATTTTTCTGTCAGGATTTCTCCAAGTGCGCCATAGAGAATTCCGATTCCCTGACCGATCACTTTTTGAATAAAGATTACCAAAAGTCCCATGATCTATTACTCCTTCCTATTCTGCCGATGAACGTTTGCCGCCCCGGAACCTTACTTCATAGTCAATAAAGAATTCACAGCCCAGAATAAAGAAAAGAATGATGCCGGTAATAACGTCGGAAGCATTTTCATTTAAATTGAACTGAGAGGCGATCTGTCCGGCTCCCTTTTGCATGAATACAAGGAAGAAGGAAACAATGATCATGGCAAAGGTGTTGAATTTACTGAGCCAGGAAACGATGATGGCAGTAAATCCTCTGCCGCCTGCCGTACTGGTGGAAATCGTATGGCTGGCACCGCTTACGATGATGAATCCGGCAATTCCACATAAGGCACCGGAAAGAGCTACGGTTCTCATAATTACTTTTTTCACGTTAATTCCGGCATAGCGTGCAGTATTGCCGCTCTCTCCCACGACGGAGATTTCATAGCCCTGCTTGCTGTGCTTTAAGTAAAAATACATGGCAATGGTAAGCCCTAATACAATGATAAGATTCCAGCCATATTCCAGACCAAAGAGCTTTGGAAGCCAGCCACCCTTTGTCGCAGAGTTAATGGTTCCAACGGAGTTAGATCCCTTTGGATTTTCCCAGAAAATGATACCAAAGGTTACTACCTGCATGGCAACATAGTTCATCATCAAGGTAAATAATGTTTCATTGGTATCCCAGTATGCCTTAAAGAAAGCTGGAATGCAGGCCCAGATCATGGCTGCTATGGCGCTTCCAAGGAACATGAGGGGAAATAATATAAAAGGAGAAAGAGTATTTCCAAAATAGATCATCATAGCGGCGGAAGTTACGCCTCCAATTAAGACCTGACCTTCTGCACCAATATTCCAGAATCTCATTTTAAATGCCGGAGTGATACCAACTGCGATACAAAGCAGCACCAGGGTATCTCTTATGGTCATCCAGATTCTTCTCTTGGTACCTACGGCTCCTTCAAAGATTCCTTTATAAACTTCAATCGGATTCAGTCCAGTCAGTGCCACGATGACTCCTGCACAGACTACCAAAGACAGAAAAACCGCAATGAGGCGAATCATCCATGCCTTCCATGGTTCAATGGATTCCCGCTTTGCCGTTTGAAACAGCGGCTCTTTTCCCTTCATCATTCCTGATTTCCTCCTGTTTTCATCATCAGCTTTCCGATTTCTTCTTTTGTGGCACTTCTGCCGTCAACGATACCGCTTATGGTTCCGCCGCACATCACAAGGATGCTGTCACATAATTCCATGAGCACATCAAGATCCTCACCAACACAGATAACAGCGGTCCCTTTCTTTTTCTGCTCATTGAGCAGGTTGTAGATGGTGTGGGAGGAATGAATATCGAGTCCGCGAACCGGATATGCCACTAAAAGTACCGATGGTGCCGATGCGATCTCACGTCCGACTAATACCTTCTGAACATTACCGCCTGACAGCTTTCGTACTGGTATTGAAGTTCCCGGAGTGGCAATTCCAAGCTCATGAATCAGCTTTTCTGCCAGTGCCTTTGGAGATCTTCGGTCTGCAAAAAAGGAACGGCCTTTTTTGTAGCTTCGAAGCATAATATTATCCGTTAAATCCATGGTACCAACAAGTCCCATACCCAGACGGTCTTCCGGAACAAAGGAAAGCCGGACTCCAGCCTTTGCAATATCGGCTGCGCTCATAACGGTCAGTTCCTTTTCTCCGCCTTCCGGAGGGTAATAAAGGGCAGAACCTCTGGTGGTTGGAATCAGTCCCGCAATGGCCTCTAAAAGCTCTCTCTGGCCGCTTCCTGCGACGCCTGCAATTCCAAGAATCTCTCCGCTGTTAGCGACAAAGGTGGCGTTTTCCAAGGTGGTGATCCCTTCCTTGCTTACACAGGTAAGCCCATGTATCTCCAGTCTTTTTTCCGGGGAAACAGGATCCGGACGTTCTATGTTCAAGCTAACTTTTTTTCCTACCATCATTTCGGTCAAGGATTCTTCTGTCGCTTCTTTTGTCTCGATGGTACCGATATACTGGCCCTTTCTAAGAACCGATACCCGGTCAGACAAGGTAAGTACTTCATTGAGCTTATGGGTGATGATGATAATGGAATGACCTGCTTTTCTCATGTTGCGGAGTACTGCAAAGAGGCGGTCCGCTTCCTGAGGGGTAAGTACTGCCGTAGGCTCATCTAATATAAGGATGTCCACCCCACGGTATAACAGCTTAACGATCTCAACGGTCTGCTTCTGGGACACTGACATGGTGTAAATCTTCTGGTCAGGGTCTAAATCAAATCCGTATTTGGCGGTGAGGCTGTTGATTTTATCGCTGACTGCTTTCCGGTCAAGAAGCTCCTGTCCCGGTAGGCCTAAAATGATGTTTTCCGCAGCAGTAAACACCTCAACCAGCTTAAAATGCTGGTGAATCATACCAATTCCTAAATCAAAGGAATCCTTGGGAGACCGTATGGATACCTCTTTTCCATTCACCGCAATCTGCCCCTCATCAGGGTAATAGATTCCGGAAATCATATTCATAAGTGTTGTTTTGCCGCTTCCGTTTTCCCCCAGAATCGAAAGTATTTCTCCTCTCTTTACAGACAGGCAGACTTTGTCGTTGGCAGTTACCTTGCCAAACCGTTTGGTGATATTTTTCAGTTCAATGGCATAATTATCGTTCACCGGGACATCCTCCGTTTCATTTTTTCCTGCTTTTCCCATTCCATTCTTTAATAGCAAAAAGCGGGGCCAAAATATCTGGCGCCGCTTTTAAGCCTGACTCATTTCCGTCTGAGCATTTATTTATCAATGGTAGTAATACCATCAATTAAGATATCAAATGCCGGTGCAGAACCGAATTCAGACTCATGGAAATATCCATTGGATACGTATTCCACGTCACTTCCATCCTTTTTATAGGTTTCAAGCTTTTTGCCGCCTACTGTAAAAGTAGAAGTATCAAATACGTGAAGGGTTCCTGCCTTAATGGCATCTTCTGTTTCTTTTACCTTCTCTTCCGTTCCAGGAGCTATTGCATCCTTATTCAGTTCGGTAATGGAAACAGCTCCGTCCTTGTAGCCCTGGCACCAGTCTGTGTCAATGGCCTTGCCGTCAATCACACTCTGTACTGCATAGGTCACGTATGGAGCCCAGTTGATGGAGGCTGAAGTAAGTGCAGTCTTAGGAGCCGTTGCAAGCATGGAGATGTTGTAGCCTACATCTGGAACGCCGGCTGCTTCACAAGCAACAGGAGCGCCAGTGGTATCTGCATGCTGGCTGATTAATACACAGCCATTGGAAATCAAAGCATCGGCTGCTTCTTTTTCCAGATCAAAGCTTCCCCAGCTGTTGGTATACTTAACTTCCATAGTAGCCTGCGGACATACGGAACGTACGCCAAGGAAAAAGGAAGTATAACCGCTGATTACCTCTGCGTATGGATAAGCGCCTACATAACCGATCTTTACTGCGTCTTCTTTTACTTTTCCATCCTGAATCATCTGGTTTAACTTAAGTCCAGCTACGACACCGGATACATAACGGGATTCATATACGTTAGTAAAATAATTATGCATATTGCTTAAGCCGCTTAATTTTGCCTGATATCCGGTTGCATGACAGAACTGAACCTCTGGATATTCTTTTGCAGCTTCTATAATATAGGATTCGTAACCAAAGCTGTTGGCAAAAATGATGTTGCAGCCCTGATCCGCAAGATCCATAGCCGCATCTTTTGCACTCTCGTCTTCTGGAACGTTCCATTTTACAATGATCTGGTCATCGGATAAGCCAAGGGCTTTCTTCATATCCAGGGCACCATTGTAATGAGCGGCTGTGTAGCTCTCGTTCTCATCGCCGATGTAAATAAATCCTACCTTTAAATCTTCTTTGGCGACTTTGCCTTTTGGGTCAGCAGCTTCTGTTTTACCAGCTTCTGTTGCCTGACCTTCTGCTTTTGTTGTAGCTGTAGCGGATGGGGAACCGGAGTTACCGCAGGCGGTTAATGACAGAGCCATAAGTCCTGCCAGAGCCAGACCAACCAACTTCTTTGATTTCATAACTAATCCTCCTCAAACGTGTGCGCTTTGGTGTTGTTAACCTCTATAAATTGCAAAATTTACATTACCCAGTATAACATCGTTTTAAGGCTTGTCAATAAGAAAAATGTCATTTTTTACACTATTTCTTTCCACCATAAGCGGGCTTAATTATCATTAATAAGCGGCTATTATAGTATGGTGTTTTTTAACCTTTTTCATCATATTTTTCCCATTTTTCTTTTTCGATAAAAATGAAAAGCAAATGGTATAATATAATAGAAGAAATACCATCCACTTCCATATAAATATAATCCACCCAAAAAATTTCCACTTAATTATTTTAGTTTTTTATGTTTGGCTCTGGATTTTTTTTTTGAATAGGTGTATAATCACTTTTTTGAAAACATCCCCATACCATCACCACAGAAGGAGGTTACACTGTTATGTCAGTGAAATACGTATTTGTCACCGGAGGCGTTGTGTCCGGACTTGGCAAAGGTATTACCGCAGCATCGCTTGGTCGACTGTTAAAAGCCCGAGGCTATAAAGTCACCATGCAGAAATTCGATCCTTATATCAATATTGATCCAGGTACCATGAATCCCGTTCAGCATGGAGAAGTTTTCGTGACAGAAGATGGAGTAGAAACAGATTTAGATCTTGGACACTACGAACGTTTTATCGATGAGAGCCTGACCAAAAATTCCAACGTTACAACTGGT
It encodes the following:
- a CDS encoding ABC transporter permease, encoding MGLLVIFIQKVIGQGIGILYGALGEILTEKSGNLNLGIPGMMYMGGIAGLIGAFLYENSTAAPNGLVGVLISFLCAFLCAAFGGLIYSILTITLKANQNVTGLALTTFGVGFGNFFGGSLSKLAGGVGQISVAVTGQAFKTPIPGLSKLGVLGQALFSYGFLTYLGVALAIALALFLNKTRKGLNLRAVGESPATADAAGIPVTAYKYLATCIGGGLSGLGGLYFVMEYSGGTWTNNGFGDRGWLAIALVIFALWKPVGAIWGSLLFGGLYILYLYIPGLSRGSQEIFKALPYVVTIIVLIISSLRKKREHQPPESLGQAYFREER
- a CDS encoding ABC transporter permease, whose product is MMKGKEPLFQTAKRESIEPWKAWMIRLIAVFLSLVVCAGVIVALTGLNPIEVYKGIFEGAVGTKRRIWMTIRDTLVLLCIAVGITPAFKMRFWNIGAEGQVLIGGVTSAAMMIYFGNTLSPFILFPLMFLGSAIAAMIWACIPAFFKAYWDTNETLFTLMMNYVAMQVVTFGIIFWENPKGSNSVGTINSATKGGWLPKLFGLEYGWNLIIVLGLTIAMYFYLKHSKQGYEISVVGESGNTARYAGINVKKVIMRTVALSGALCGIAGFIIVSGASHTISTSTAGGRGFTAIIVSWLSKFNTFAMIIVSFFLVFMQKGAGQIASQFNLNENASDVITGIILFFILGCEFFIDYEVRFRGGKRSSAE
- a CDS encoding ABC transporter ATP-binding protein; translation: MNDNYAIELKNITKRFGKVTANDKVCLSVKRGEILSILGENGSGKTTLMNMISGIYYPDEGQIAVNGKEVSIRSPKDSFDLGIGMIHQHFKLVEVFTAAENIILGLPGQELLDRKAVSDKINSLTAKYGFDLDPDQKIYTMSVSQKQTVEIVKLLYRGVDILILDEPTAVLTPQEADRLFAVLRNMRKAGHSIIIITHKLNEVLTLSDRVSVLRKGQYIGTIETKEATEESLTEMMVGKKVSLNIERPDPVSPEKRLEIHGLTCVSKEGITTLENATFVANSGEILGIAGVAGSGQRELLEAIAGLIPTTRGSALYYPPEGGEKELTVMSAADIAKAGVRLSFVPEDRLGMGLVGTMDLTDNIMLRSYKKGRSFFADRRSPKALAEKLIHELGIATPGTSIPVRKLSGGNVQKVLVGREIASAPSVLLVAYPVRGLDIHSSHTIYNLLNEQKKKGTAVICVGEDLDVLMELCDSILVMCGGTISGIVDGRSATKEEIGKLMMKTGGNQE
- a CDS encoding BMP family ABC transporter substrate-binding protein, whose translation is MKSKKLVGLALAGLMALSLTACGNSGSPSATATTKAEGQATEAGKTEAADPKGKVAKEDLKVGFIYIGDENESYTAAHYNGALDMKKALGLSDDQIIVKWNVPEDESAKDAAMDLADQGCNIIFANSFGYESYIIEAAKEYPEVQFCHATGYQAKLSGLSNMHNYFTNVYESRYVSGVVAGLKLNQMIQDGKVKEDAVKIGYVGAYPYAEVISGYTSFFLGVRSVCPQATMEVKYTNSWGSFDLEKEAADALISNGCVLISQHADTTGAPVACEAAGVPDVGYNISMLATAPKTALTSASINWAPYVTYAVQSVIDGKAIDTDWCQGYKDGAVSITELNKDAIAPGTEEKVKETEDAIKAGTLHVFDTSTFTVGGKKLETYKKDGSDVEYVSNGYFHESEFGSAPAFDILIDGITTIDK